The Syngnathoides biaculeatus isolate LvHL_M chromosome 1, ASM1980259v1, whole genome shotgun sequence region CGGGGCGGGGGACTTGCTTTAAAGTTCACAGTTTAGACTTGAGACTCGCTTATGACTTTCTCCTGCCTTTGCTTCCAGAACCCTCCGAGACTCCAGAGTGCCACACGCGATCACAGTCCCGCGGCAGCGACGGAAGCGCGGCAGGAACGCGCGGACGACGGCGAAGGGCGTACACGCGGGGATCGCTCTGCGAAGCGTGACCGCTCTCTGGACGCGGACTTGTCCGGTAGCGGGGCGCGGGACCGCCTTCAAGAATACGGTCCAGATCCTGACCTGGATCAGGATCAAAACCGTGTTGAAGAGCACTTTCCGGACTGCCTTCGAGACCACGTTCGGGATGACACTCCAGATGGCGTTCGGGTCCCCCGGCCCAAGCGCGCCGACGCCGACCGGTCCGGTCGCAAGTTGCGGGACTGCTCCGAGTTCCGACTTCAGGAGCCCATTGAGGATGGTTTTGGAGACGGCCCCCGCGAAGGAGTTGACGCACGCCTACAGGACGGCGTTCGGGACCGTGACGAGACGGTCCCCGCGAGTACCCCGCCGGCTTTGTTGTGCAAAGAATGCGGCAAAGACTTTCCTCGGAAGAGTTCTCTGGATCGCCACGCGAGGCTGCACGCGGGCGACAGGCCGTTCATCTGCGAGTTCTGCGGGAAAACCTTTTCGGAGAACGCTGTGCTGAAGCGCCACCAGAAGCGGCACACGGGCGGCAGGCCGCGCGTCCACGGCTGCGACGTGTGCGGCAAGAAGTTCGCCGTGAGCCAACACCTGCAAGTGCACAAGAGGAtccacacgggcgagaagccgTACGGCTGCCCGGTGTGCGGCAAGACCTTTCGGCAGGCCGGCAACCTGGACGCGCACGCCAAAATCCACACGGGCGAGAAGGCCTTCATCTGCAGCCTGTGCGGCAAGAGCTTCCGCCAGAAGATCTCGCTGGAGACGCACGAGCGCTTCCACAAGAAGGACAAGGTCTTCGGGTGCCACGCCTGCGACAAGAGCTTCGTGCAGAAGGTGGACCTCAAGAGGCACATGCTGACGCACTCGGGCGAGAAGCCGCACGCCTGCCGGATGTGCGACAAACGCTATCAGGAGAAGCGCTCGCTGGAGGCGCACATGAAGGTCCACGCCGCGCAAACGGCCCGCTCCTGACCCTCCCTCCCGACTTGGAGGCGGGCCCGACGCCGTTGGTGGCGCCTTTCCGTTTCACTCGTCCGTCGGTGTTGAACCCGAACCCGGTCCTGGTCCTCACAGAGCAGAGAGACCCAATAGTCAAAATCGCAAACCACCCTCCGTGTGCGCTTGTCTGATTGGGCAAAGTGTGATACGAGTGCTCCCTCCAGTGGTCTGCAAATTGATCAATTCCCGAAGTACCCTTCCGTTGGATTCCCATTTCACTAAATTTGCATTGAAAGCCTGAAGACGGTTTGTTTGTACTCGTGTATAGGAAATGTTGATTTTATGTGCAATACCTTTTCATTGAATCGTGAGGCAGAGTTTATTTCGAAACTAAACTATTTTGTCAAGTCTTTGCTTTCAACAATTTGACTTATTCCTGTCAActtacacatttttcatgtattacCCCCGGAGTACAAAAACTTTGTTGGGTTCAGCTGACATTTTCCTGTTGTCATAAATTTTAGGGAAATTCCACTCTCGGATAAtgttagatttatttatttttttttttgtcgctaacgttgttttttccagtcatagccCAACTAAAAAGTTTTTCACGTGGAATGGACTTCTTTttgcaaacaaataaaacttcttttttgaaaaatacgTCATTCTAACGCTACTCGGCACAAACGTTCGAGAAGAGAATACGTGCGTGCAACTGCATCCGCTTGAAAACTCTCCGCAGATATTTCACTGACGGGAGTATTGCTCGAATGTAATTGGCTGGGAGAGACGTCACTTTCGAATAGGGGCTTGAGACGCCCTCCTATTGGCCAACGTCATCTGCAACACCCTCGCAAGCACCGCCTCGATCGTCCCGTTGGCTGCACGGCGCCAGGTGGGCGGGCCTTTTCTCGCAGGGGACATTTCCTCGTCGCGTTCCCGAACGTTGGCGAACGTCCGGGCCCGAAAACGCCTCCGAGCGTCCGTTCGGACGCGTCAAGATGGCGCTCGCGTGACAGGTGGAGACGAGAGGTCGAAATAACTCAAGACGATGAGTCTGGATGTGCTGTGCGATTCGGACGTCGGCCGATTCTTCGCCGACAATTTGCTCACCAGCGAAGACTGGGGTGAGTCCAGCCCGGGGCTTCCCCTCGCGGCGGCGTCGTGCTCGCGTTTTTCTGCTCGGAATTTAACAGACGCCCCCAATCGACGCTCGCCTTCGCTTTGGTGCTCCTCCGGTTTTATGTGGTGGCAAATTGGCATTGACGACGTCCGCCACGGATAATGCATCgggcacgtgacgtcaccacacACCCCGCTCGTACCCGGACatggccacttcattagggacACGTCGCTTCATCCTGTGGTGCCCGTCATCGAGTTTTGCCCATCGCTGCCTCCAACCGACGCGTCCTATTTTGTCTCGTGGGACTTTGTCGACTTTATTATGTCTTGTTTTGCGGGATCCAAGTGTACTTTCAGGGGGCCCGGCAACATCCGTCGAGGGTTGAAAACAGTTTGTAGACGGGCGGCTGGgtccattttcatttcatcgACAAAACTGGCATTGGCTATATTTTCCAGACGCTTGTTTGTATCGCTGCGACGGTGATGACCACATGGGCGTGGCGCCCGAGTACGACCCTTCGGTACGTTGCCCCTCCGCCAAGTTTCTAATCACGTGACACACACCGTATGGGACTTCTTCGTGTTTTTCCACCGCCAGTTGGACAGCGAGCTGGTGCTGACGCTTGATGGCGGCGCCCctttgtcaccatggcaacaggcACATCACAACCTGC contains the following coding sequences:
- the LOC133503196 gene encoding zinc finger protein 658B-like encodes the protein MAAEEKEDRARPRLKRGRERSLRVAVERQLRAAAERVVRLLEERPSAAGRHLRRTVMDAISAAVERIFSEYEAGGETQPAAASRERPADAAVAESHRCRVCGKTFDGKGFLVKHADKHAKDGEPACGLCGQGWGSGDALRRHLQTHRDNSRTCDTCGKTFPSIRAQETHQRLHTGEKPFWCHVCGKGFNQKGNLKTHARKQHDPRAQNPPRLQSATRDHSPAAATEARQERADDGEGRTRGDRSAKRDRSLDADLSGSGARDRLQEYGPDPDLDQDQNRVEEHFPDCLRDHVRDDTPDGVRVPRPKRADADRSGRKLRDCSEFRLQEPIEDGFGDGPREGVDARLQDGVRDRDETVPASTPPALLCKECGKDFPRKSSLDRHARLHAGDRPFICEFCGKTFSENAVLKRHQKRHTGGRPRVHGCDVCGKKFAVSQHLQVHKRIHTGEKPYGCPVCGKTFRQAGNLDAHAKIHTGEKAFICSLCGKSFRQKISLETHERFHKKDKVFGCHACDKSFVQKVDLKRHMLTHSGEKPHACRMCDKRYQEKRSLEAHMKVHAAQTARS